CGCAGACGAGCTTTGCATCTTCGACGTCGTTGTTCTCGTAGTAGGGCATTATGAGGCCCAGAACATTTTCTGTTCCAACCGCCTTCGCAGCAAGGTAAGCAGCTGTCGCACTGTCAATCCCGCCGCTTATCCCAATCACAAACCCACCACTGCCACTCTCTTCGAGCTTTTCTGAAAGGAAGCTGGTTATAGTCTCAATGGCGGCACGATAGTCAAGGGCTCTCATTTTTTGCATCCCCCTTCTGCTTCTTCATATCTTCCTTCAGGGTCTCAAGGAAGCTGATATATCCCCTAAACGCAAACACACCGCCAATTATCATCAAAAAGAACGCGGGATAAGTAAGGTACGAATAGGGGTAGTCGAACCAGTAGACCACATACTCATACTCCAGATCCCCATCGAGAACCGTTATTTGGGGCGCTGATTGAACGTCCACGCTAACGTTTCCATTATTTAAAACGTACTCAAGGTCTTCTCCACCAAGGGACAGAAGCACTGACGCATTATCAGACCACATCACTAGGGTTCGATTAACGACATCGTAGGAGTACAAATTCCCCTCCTCGATTGTATGGTTACCCGGGCCAAGAACACCATGCCATTCGCTTTTTTCCAGGGTTCTATAAGATGCCGCAAACGACATGATGAGAGCGAGGAACAGCAAAATCAGACCGGCTAGTATTGGGGGGTAAGTTATACCTTTTTTGAATGTAGTCACGAGCCTCACCGAGAAGGAATAATGAAGAAGATATAAAAAGATTTCAATACTTGCCAACGAGGTGGCACTCGGCGAAGTGGTTGTGCTCGTACTCTATGAGCTGCGGCTGTTTGGCATCACAGAGGCCCTTCTGAGCGTAGATACACCTCGGGTGGAAGCGGCATCCCGGCGGTATGTTGACGGCGCTCGGAACCTCACCCTTGATCGGCAGTTCCTTGATGACGTTTCTCCTCTCCGGCTTTGGTTCGGGAACCGCTGCCAACAAGGCCCTGGTGTACGGATGAAGCGGGTTGTCAATGACCTTCTCGGCTGGGCCCATTTCGACGATTCTTCCGAGGTACATCACCGCCATCCAGTCGGCGAAGTACCTTGCAGTTGACATATCGTGCGTGATGTAGAGGTAGGTGACGCCAGTCTTCTCCTTGAGTTCCTTCATGAGCTCAAGAACCTCTGCACGGATCGAAACGTCGAGCATCGAGACTGGCTCATCTGCAACGATAAAGGTCGGATTCAGTATTAGTGCACGGGCGATTGCAACACGCTGCCTCTGACCACCGGAAAGCATGTGCGGGAACCTTCCGACGTAGTCCTCAGGCGGGGTTATCTTAACCATCTCGAGGGCTTTGTATATCAACTCCTCGCGCTCTGCCCTAGTTTCGCCGATGCCATGGATTAGGAGGGGCTCTTCAAGAACATCGAAGATCCTGAACCTTGGATTCATTGAACTAAATGGATCCTGGAATATCATCTGAACCTTTCTCCTGTACGCCAGGATTTCTTCCTTGGTCTTGATGTCAGTAACGTCCCTGCCCTCCAGGTATATCTTCCCATCGGTCGGTTCTAAGAGCTTTACGATGAGCTTTCCAGTTGTGGACTTACCACAGCCGCTCTCACCTACGAGTGCAAAGACTTGCTGTTTGTATATCTCAAAGCTCACTCCATCAACAGCGTGAACGAATCTCTGTGGGGCTCCCTTCAGGCTCTCAATGAAACCCCTCTTGATCGGGAAGTACTTTTTCAGGTTCTCAACTTTAAGTACCGGCTCCGCCATCTTTCACACCTCACAGCAGCCAGCATGCGGCATAGTGATCCTTATCAATCTCCTTCATTCCGGGCTCTTGCTCCCTACAAACGTCCATTGCATACGGGCACCTCGGGTGGAAGCGGCATCCCTTCGGCGGGTTGATGAGATTGGGCGGCTGACCTGGTATGAACTCGAGCCTGTCGACGTCCTCGTGGAGTCTTGGGATGGCTGCAAGGAGCTTCTGGGTATACGGATGGGCCGGCTCATAGTATATTTTCTCGCTGTCGCCGATCTCCACAATCTTACCGGCGTACATTATGGCAACACGGTCGCTAATCTCTGCGAGGATGCTGAGGTCGTGGGTAATGAATATCATAGAGAGACCGAGCTCCTTCTTCAGTTTCTTCATGAGGTTTATGATCTGAGCCTGAACTATAACGTCGAGTGCAGTGGTTGGCTCGTCAGCGATGACAACTGACGGGTTCATGAGGAGAGCCGTCGCAATTATAACGCGCTGCTTCATACCACCACTGAGCTCGTGGGGATAGCGGTAGACTATCTCTGGATCAAGACCGACGAGCTCAAGATACTTCTGTGCTACATCTAGGGCCTCCTCTTTCTCCATCCCCTTATGGTATATCAGCGGCTCTATCATCTGGTAGCCTACAGTGTACACTGGATTGAGGGCGTTCATTGCACCCTGGAATATCATTGAAATCTTCTGCCAGCGGATCTCCCTTCTCAACACATCCTCCGGGAGACCCACGATTTCCCTTCCATCGATCTTTATGCTCCCATCGACGATCTTGCCGGGAGGAGTGGGCATTCCCATAAGGGTAAAACCAAGGGAGGACTTGCCGCAACCGCTCTCACCGGCAAGTCCCAGCACCTCACCCTTCCTGAGCTCAAAGCTGATATCGTCAACTGCCCTGACAACTCCGCGGTTCGTGAAGTAGTACATTTTGAGGTTCTTAACTTCAAGGACAGTTTTTGCCATTGTCTATCACCTCACATCCTCCTCAACCTCGGATTGAGGACTCTATCGAGTGCCGTACCGATCATAACGAACGTGAAGCCCACGAGGGCTATCGCCAGTCCGGGCGGAAGAACCCACCACCAGTAACCGTTCGTTGCGGCTCCTGCGGCCTGAGCATCGTGGAGTATCTGTCCCCAAGTGACAGCAGTTGGGTCACCAAGACCAAGGAAGCTCAGGGAAGCCTCTGAAAGCACTGCACCCGGAACTCCAAGTGCCATGCTTGCGAAGGCGTAGGGGAGCAGCTGTGGCACCATGTGCTTGAAGATTATCCTGCCTGTGCTCGCACCTAGAACTCTGGCCGCCTCAACGTAAGTCTGCTCCTTGATCTGGAGGGCCATACTTCTCGCAACCCTGGCGACTCCAACCCATCCGAACACGACCAGCAGTAGTACTATCTGCCATAGCGAAATGTGGCCTCCAAAGTACGTACCCATAAGGATGAGGATCGGCAGGCTCGGGATTGAAGCCATGAACTCCTGGAATCTCATCATCATCTCATCCGTCCATCCACCAAAGTAGGCACTGGTAACCCCGTAGAATATACCAATGAGCACACTGAACACTGCAACGGACACACCTATGGCAAGGGAGACTCTTGAACCCCAGATGATACCCGCCAATAGGTCTCTGCCCTTGAAGTCAGTTCCAAGCCACCCGTAGGTTCTTCCAGTGAATATAATCTTCGCGTTGTCTAGGTCGACACTTGCATCTTTCGGAACATTAATTTCAAATATGAACGTGTAAGTCCCCTGGAGAGGCTCGGGCTTTTCAAGGATGTTCTCATTGAGCTTTCCAAAGATAACCCTTGTGGCATCCATGAGGGTCTTGTACTGGAACTCCTTGGTGGGATCAATTTGAATACCCTGGCTCTTAACCCACCTAATAAGGGCGTCCCTAACAGCGGGGTTAGTTCCAAGCTGGATTACCGTATTGCCCGAGAACTTGTAGTTCTGGAGGAGCACTACTTCCGTCCCATCGGGTCTCTTCACTTTAACGGTAAGGGTTGGCTTTCTAATACCCTCGGACTTACCGACAACATCTTTAAAGACTATGTCCTGGGGGGGAACGTCGTATTCATTATTGTACGGAATTTCAATAACGTATCCAGAGTCAGTCTGCTTCAAGTACTTCTGAAGTTCACTCCCCTCGAGGACGAGGTGGGGTGCCAGCTTCTGACTGGAGAAAACATTAACCCAAGTAGGCGGGACGTTCTTCGGGTTGTCAAGCCAGAACGTCTTCCATTTCTCTGGGATATCAGGGGAAGTAAGTATTGGTGCAGCCAATGCCGTGAATATCAAGAGGGCAAGCAGGAAGATACCGAGTAACCCAGTCTTCTGCCTCTTAAAGTCAGCCCAAAATTCAGACAAAGACTCCTTGAAGTCTACCCAGCGCATTGTTTCTCACCTCACACATTCTGGGATGCACCAACCTTGACTCTCGGGTCGAGGAAGCCGTACGTAAGGTCGGCGAGTATAACCCCCGCGAGGTAAAGAATAACGTTAACGAACGTAAGTCCCATGATAAGGTTCGTCTCGTTGGTCTCAAGGGCTATCCAGTAGACCCTACCCATGCCAGGCCACGTAAATACGCTCTCAGTGATTATTGCACCTCCCAGTGAACCGAGAAGGCTCATGATAATCATGGTCACGACAGGGGGAGCGGCGGCTCTAAGGGCATGCCCGTAGATTACCTTTCTCTCTGGAACACCCTTTGCCCTGGCAGCCATGATGAAGTCTTCCTGCATGGTACCGATCATGATGTTTCTTATAACCCATGCCCAGGCTCCAAAGGACACAAAGACTATTGTGGCAACCGGCAGGACCATGCGCTTCAGCATGTCAACTATGTGGGCCCATCCAGTCAGATTGGGGTCTGGGATCGACCTCGCCGGGAACCAGCCGAGCTCAAACGCGAAGATAAGGAGCATGATCATTCCAAACCACCACATTGGGATACTGCTGGTCACTAAGGCGAGAACTGAAAGGGCCCTATCAAAGGCACTCCCAACCTTCTGAGCAGCCTTAACACCCAGAAGGATTCCGAGGAAGATTATGATTATCTGCGCCGTTGTAAACAGCTGTATGGTTCTCGGTATGGCCCTCTTTAGGATTGCCTTAACGTCCCTCTCAGAACCGAAGACGGGGTTCCTAGTGTTTCCGAAGTCAAACGTTATAGTGCGCTTGAAGTAGTACATAACTCTCCATGCGTAAGACCGGTCAAGCTTATATTCGTGCCTATAATAAGCGATTCTCTCGGCCCTCCACTGATCGGGATTTTCCGGGGCTCTTCCCTGCTTCTGAAGGGCCTGGAATTCGGCGTTCACCTGCTCGATTATACGGTTCTGAAGGTCTTTCTCAGCGACTTTCACGAATAGGGCAGACATGACTAGAGTAACCAGCGTCAGGACGATCAGTGCATTCAATATTCTGATCAGCACGTACCTACCAAATCCCATGGAGTTCCCTCCTTAGCGGTTTTGGACGCCAGGACTCATTTTTAGTCATCGTCTTTTTCAGCTTTGTAAAGCTTCTTTATAAATATTTTGTGAATGTCCAATGAAGTTCAGAGAAAAGCCCATCACAGAGAAGGTGGAAATTTAAAGAGAAACTAAAAAGGGAAACTAAAGAGAGCCCCTTTACCTTCTCCTCCTGAGGAGGAGTGGCACGACTGCAAGGCCGACGAGGAATGCTGGACCGCAGATTCCACCGCCTTCCTCGCTGGTCTCAGTCGTTGTGGTCTGGGTCTCAGTCTCGGAGGTAGTCTGGGTGGAGGTCTCGGTCTCGGAGGTAGTAGTCGTGGTCTGGGTCTCAGTCTTAGTCTCGCCAACGGGGCGAGCACTCCTTATAGCCCAGTCAGAGGCAAGGCCCGCGACCGGGTCAACGAGCTTAATCTCGATATCCTTGCTGGCGGCGTAGAACTCCCAGTTCTCGTAGAGGAAGGTCCTGTAACCCTCGTATATTCCAATGGCAGTTCCGAGCCTGTTGAAGTCCCAGTACTTATCCTCACTGTCCATCTTAACGCCGTTGGCCTCGCCAGAGTATATTACAAGGGCGAAGTCATCAGCGGTCCAGTTGAGGAGCGGCTGAATCTTGTCAACGGTGTTGTAGTAGCTGAGTCCAAGGCTGTCGAGTCCAGCCTGAATGTCACCGTTGCCGAGGAACTTGAGAACCTCCTCAAGTGTAACCCTCTGGGTGTTCTCCGGAGTCCACTTCCAGCCAACGAGACCTGGGGCATACCAGTAGCTCGAGTAGTACTGGATGATCCTGGTCGTTGAGAACTTCACGTTGCTTGAGGAGACCCAACCCTCTGTGTAGAAGTTCCACTGGTAGGAGCTCGGGTCGCTGGTGTAGACCGTACCGCTAGCAGTCCTTCTGTCAACGATCTTAGCCTCAGCGTCAAAGCCGAGCTTCTTAAGGACTTCCTCAACTATGTAAGTGGCAACGTCCTTCCTCTCGTCCTCAACACGTCCGAGACCAACGACTTTTACCGGCTCTCCGTTGAAGTACCACTTGCCGTCGTCGCCCTTCTTGAGCTCATAGCCCATCTTGGCAAGCTCCTGAGCAGCCTCCTGCATGCCCTCCTCGAACAGCTTCATAGCGAGGTCTTCGTCAGACTGCTCGGTGAGGCCGAAGGCATCAACGACCGGCCTAACGTATTCAAAGCCGGTCTCGGTTGATGTCCACGGAGTGAACATCGGCCCGGCACTTCCCTGGAAGATGTTCTGGGTTATGTAAGCCCTGTTAACGAGGTACTGGATGGCGAACCTGACCTTCCTGACGGCGAACGGGTTGAAGTACTTCTTGTCACCAACGGTAATAACGTACGGGTTGTCCTGGTCGTGAACCGGGTTCCAGACGATGTCACCAAACGCTGAAGTGCTCCTGTAGAGCTTTATGTTGGCCCTCTGCTCGTCGCTCAGGCCAGTGAACCTGTAAGCCGCGAACGGGTACCAGAGAATGTCGTAGTGGCCGTTGGCAACTTCGAGGATTGCAGTGTCCTCGTTCTGGATACCGTAAACCTCAATGGTCTTGTAGTATGGATCAACCTGGTACTCCGGCTCGGCGAAGGCCGGGATGGTCCACTTGTCGAACTTCTTGATCCTAACGAAGAGGTTCTCTGGCTGGTACTCGTCAACGTAGTATGGACCCTGGCCGATAACGGCGTGATTGTGCTCGTCAATGAATTTGGCTATTGAGTCGTAAGCGGCGGTAGCGGCGTTCTCGTCCTCAATGTACGGCTTGAGGAACTCAGGAATCGGCTTGCTCTGTTTGAGCTCGAGAAGCTTCTCCTTTATGGCCTGAGCGTGGCTCGGGTTGATCTGGTCAAGCTGTTCAACGTCCTCGCTGGACTCACTCCAGGAGTACTTGGGGTTGTGGGCGACGAGCTCGCTCATCGCATACCAGAGCTGCCAGGGGGTTCCGGTGAACGGAACAACGTAAGCGGCAGTCATTATCTCGCTGGCCGGGAAGTAGTGGTTGTGGTAAACGTCGAAGACCATCCTGTCATCGGTCTGCTCGACGAGCTTGATACCGAGAATGGTGTTCATGTACTCGCCACTCCAGTCGGCCTCACTGGCGTCGTAGTATGGGTCGTCGTCGCCGTCCTGGGTGGTCCACTCCCAGCTCCAAGCAAGGCTGTACATCACATCGGCCGCGCTGAGCTTGTGGCCGTCGTGGAAGTACGGCCTGTCACACTCAATCCTAGCGTAGGTCTTAGCAGTTTCGCCGGCGTGAGCGGCAACCCATGTGTCCGTGGTTGAGTTAAAGATGACCGCATCCTCCGGAACGGTCACATCGGACTTGTAGTCAACAACGTGGCAGTGATACGGGTGCGGGACACCATCAATTCCATAGGGGATGCCGCTGTCGAAGACAAGGTCGGCAATCCTCCTGGAGTAGGTATCACTGTAACCTGAAGAACTCGGGTTCCAGACGCCCATGAACAGAGCGCCGCTTGAAGAGTATATGACTGTCTTCAGAACACTGTCGCTGTCTGCCGCAGCCACTGGCTTCACACTTGGCACCACGGCCAAGCTAAACAGCATCAGGCCCATAACGAACAGGCCTAGGACTTTCCTACTCATATTCCACTGCCTCCTTCAAATTTATAGCAGCATTTGCCATATACGGCGTGTAATGGCATGATGCTATACATTCGAGACCTATTTAAGGGTTACGTTAGAAACTTTGAGCGGATAGAAAAACGGGCTGAAAAAAGCCCCACAATCGCATATTTCGAACAAAGACGCTTTATAATATAATTGCGCCGCATATTTTCCATTAAAAGCATTTTCAAAACTCTGTAATTCAATCTACAGGCAAAAAGGAACTAAACTTCCTGAAGAAAACCAGAAAAAGGGTACGAACGGAGAAATCCGAGCAAAAAACTTAAAACTTGGGAAGGTTAAGCCCGCGTGGGCACTCATGCACGAGCTGGTTCTGTCCGGAAGGTTTGTACTGAACGGTGAGATAGTCGGGGGGAGCATCGGTATAGACAACGGCCTTATAACAGAAATCTCCAGGAGAGACATTAAAGGTGAAGAAGTCATAGCCTTCAAGAGCGAGATTATACTACCAGGATTGATAGACACCCACGTCCACCTGAGGGATTTCGAACAGAAGGAAAAGGAGACCGTGGAAAGCGGTACTAAGGCGGCCCTCCATGGGGGCATAACGGCGGTCTTTGACATGCCGAACACAAAGCCTCCCATCATGGACGTTAAAACTTTCGAAAAGAGGTTGAGTATCCTTGAGAAACACGCCTATTCAGACTACGCGGCAAGCTTTCTCCTCGCCGGAAACTGTGGGGAAGCATCCCGGGCGAGGGCGGATTTCTACAAGATATTCATGGGAGCCTCGACGGGGGGGATTTTCTCGGAGAACTTTGAAAGCGACTACTCATGCGCCCCTGGAATCGTCAGCGTTCATGCCGAAGACCCAGAGACCATAAGGGAAAACCCTGAGCGGCCTCCCGAGGCGGAAATTCGGGCAATAAAGAAAGCCCTGACTGCCGCTGAAAAGTTGAGGAAGCCCCTAAACGTATGCCACGTGTCAACCGTGGGTGGAATTGAGGCAATAATCAAAAAGAACCTCCCCTGGGTAAGCTTCGAGGTAACTCCCCATCATCTCTTTTTAACTTCAAAAGACTTTGAGAGGAACCCCTTGCTAAAGGTCTACCCGCCGCTGAGAAGTGAAGAGCACCGAAAAGCCCTCTGGGAAAACTTCTCCAGAATACCAATAATAGCAAGCGACCATGCCCCGCACACAATTGAGGACAAAGAAGCAGGCGCAGCGGGAATCCCCGGCCTGGAGACTGAGGTGGCGCTCCTTCTGGACGCCGCGAACAGGGGACTTATAACTGTATTTGACATCGTTGAGAAGATGCATGACAACCCCGTGAGGTTCTTTGGGATCAAAGGGCGCGATTTCTCACTGGGGAATGAAGCAACCTTCACGATAATTGACCCGAAGAAGGAGTGGAAAGTCAAGCCCGAGGAGTTCTACACAAAGGCGAAATGGAGCCCATGGGAAGGGAAAAAACTGAAGGGAAAGGTCGTGATGACCGTTATCAGGGGAATGGTCGTTATGGAAGGGGACGAAATCATTGAGGAGCCGAAGGGGGTAAGGCTGGATGTACAGGGTGGTAACCATTGAGGAAGTATGGGACGTGGCAAAGGACGTGAAGGCTTTCAGGTTCAACGAGAACATTGAGTTCGCACCCGGGCAGTTCATTATGGCCTGGCTTCCGGGTGTTGGAGAGAAGCCATTCAGCCTAGCATGGGAAGACATGATAGTCGTGAAGCGCGTGGGACCCTTCACGACCAAGCTGTTTGAGCTGAAAGAAGGGGACAGACTTTGGATCAGGGGGCCCTACGGCCATGGATTCATTAAGAGGGGCGAAAAAGTAGCCCTCGTCGGCGGGGGAATAGGGATTCCGCCCCTGTATGCTTTCGCAAAGAAGAACCAGGGGAAATTCAGGCAGATGACCCTTATATACGGCGCCCGCTCAAAGGACGAACTTTCTCTCCTAGACATTGAGAACTACGTGGACGATGCCGTAATAACGACTGACGACGGCTCCGCTGGGAGGAAGGGCTTTCCAACCGAAGTGCTCGCCGAGAGAAGGGAAGAGTTCGACCAGGTCTACGCCTGCGGCCCGGAGCCGATGCTGAAGGCCGTGCTGAAAGTAATGAACTACAAGAATGTCCAGATATCGGCGGAAAGGTATATGAAGTGCGGTATAGGTGTCTGCGGCTCCTGCAACCTCGGGAAATATCTCGTCTGCAGGGATGGGCCCGTCTTTGAGGGAGAAAAGCTCGTTGGACTTCTGTGACCAATTACCTTTTTAAACCCACTTTTTCTGCTCTTCCCGGTGAGAAGATGGGTATAAAAATGAGGTGGGAAGACTTTGCGAGGAGCATGGGTGTCGAGCCCCAGATACTCGAGAACAAAGAGGCGAGACTCCTAAAACAGTTCGTGATGGATTTGAAGTTTCCAACTCACTGCCAGGGCTGCCAGGGTCTTGATTTAAATAACCCTAATCCAGTTCACCATCCGAGCTATGAGCTGACTCCCGCATGCAACCACGACTGTATCTTCTGCTATTCAAACGTCGCAGTGAAGCTCGGGAAGGCACCGAAGCCGGGCTACTACGGGTGGGAAAACCCTTACGCGATAACCGTCTCCCAGTATGGAGAACCGCTGATAAGCCCGCGCATAGTCGAAGTTAACAGGATGCTCCGCGAGAAGTTTCCGAATGCGAGGTTAGACCTCCAGACCAACGGCTCCCTCCTGACCGAGGAGCTGTGGGCAAAGCTTGACTTTGACCTAGTCATGATAAGCCTCGACGCCGCGAGCAGAGAGAAGCACCTCAAGATTACAAACGCGGACACTTTCGAGGCTGTTGTCAACGCCCTCAGGATCGTTGGTTCGGACAAGTCCGTCCGCTCGGTTGTGAGGACCATCTTCATGCCGGGCATAAACGACGAGGACATACCGAAGATAGCGGAGCTCGCCGCTTCCCTCGGAATAGACGAGATGATGCTCCAGCCGCTAACCATTCACGAGCTTAACGTTGAGAGACTGAAGAAAGCCGGTCTGGACTTCGAGAGAGCAGAGAGCATAAGGGAGTTTCTCAAGGCGGCTATGGAAGCCAAAAAGCATATAGACGTGAGGATAAGCGGCTGCCAGCTTGCGATATACAGGACGATGGACCCATTGACGCTTTTCAGCGCGAAGAGAGTCGCTAGAGAAGTGGCACCTGTAGTTAAGAGGGAGAGGCTCCTGTGAGGGAGATGCGTTTCAGGATTGACCCTAAAACTCAGTCACCTTAGACTGTGAGCAACATCTATGGGCGAAAATTTATTTTCAGCACTCCTAAACATACAAGCGGTGGACTTAATGGACATCTGGACGCTGGTGGCGGTTTATATCTTGATATTCCTTTCCCTTGCGAACCTCTTCATCAAGCCAATCCTTTTTGCAAAGCGGATGGCTGGCAAAGTTTTGAAGAAGCTCCTCCGCGTCCGGGTTCCAGAGAATCAAAAGAAAGGTGTAGAGAGATTATATACCCCAATCTGGGTCATCATTGGCCTCTGGGCCTTTTTCAAGCTGAAGGATGCAAGCCTGCTCGGCGCGGTCTTCGGTCTTTTAGCCTTCCGGAGCGGGGCGAACATAACGAGGCTCCTGGTCTACTCCAGCCACGATGGAAAGATTCTCAAGGAGATGGCAGAGGGAAGGGTTTTGGGCATCCTTGAAAAAGCCGTCAGGATTTCTCTAATACTCGAAGCGGCGTTCCCATTTGCCATGTTGCTGGCGTACAAGACTCTAAGTGCTGTAACGATTTCGCACGGGAGCGTAGGAAAGTTCCTCCTGGAGCTTTGGGTCGCCGGGGCGATTTTCGGGCTGGTATTTGGATACTTGATAGCGAAGGACAACAGGGGTCTGCTCCTTGAAGACAGTGTTGAGGCTCTAACATTTATGATAGCACTGAAAGGGAAGCAGAAGGCGGAAAAGGCAAAGGAGAGAATAAAGTTCAGAGCTCCCTGAAGCGGAGTCTGAACCTGAGTTCTCCCTCGACAGGGAATAGAACGGTGTAGCTAACGCCCTGCTGGATGAAGTCCCACCCACTCTCACTCTGGCTGAGGGTCTTTATTGGGTACTTCCAGACTTTTGCCCTTCTGTCGAGCTCTATCTCGACCTTTCCGATGCCGTAGGGGTCGTTCACCTCGAACTTCTCTGCCTCGAACTCGGCCGGCTCCTCCATGACGCTGTGGACTGCCAGGTTGAGCTCGACGCCGAAGAGGGCTCTGGCATCGCTTCTGACGGTGTAGTCCACTATGAAACCGTCCTCGGTGAGCCTAACCGACTTTTCCACACGTGCTGGCCTCTTAGCAACGCTTCCATCGCGCTCAAGGGTTATTCCGTTCTCAATAAGGCTGAAGTTGTAAGCACCGGTGAGGAAGTCCCCAAGCTCGATGTAGCGGCTCAGCCTGTACTCATCGAGCGTCGTCTCTGGCTCAAGGAAGTGGTCCTGCAGAATTGCCCTTAGATGGCTGTCGTAGGCAAGCTCACGCCTTATCTCGTCGGGAATCTGCTTTCCAAGCTCGTGGATGCTGGCGACTCCTTCACCACCTTCTTCCGGTGTAGCGGCCTCTGGAACCTCGTGGTAGTGCTCCCAGCGCCTCGCGAGAACGTCATTGTAGTTGACCGCCTTTCTCTTGGAGGAGAGCTCGAAGAGGGCTCCGCCGTATGCTGGTTTGAAGACGGCGTAGAAGTTCTCGTTCTCGATGAAGACCTCGTCCCTGCCGTCGAAGTCGATGTCCCTCACGAAATTCCCCGTCTTAACGTGGCTCTGAGCCTTTATTATGT
This sequence is a window from Thermococcus kodakarensis KOD1. Protein-coding genes within it:
- a CDS encoding radical SAM protein, with translation MGIKMRWEDFARSMGVEPQILENKEARLLKQFVMDLKFPTHCQGCQGLDLNNPNPVHHPSYELTPACNHDCIFCYSNVAVKLGKAPKPGYYGWENPYAITVSQYGEPLISPRIVEVNRMLREKFPNARLDLQTNGSLLTEELWAKLDFDLVMISLDAASREKHLKITNADTFEAVVNALRIVGSDKSVRSVVRTIFMPGINDEDIPKIAELAASLGIDEMMLQPLTIHELNVERLKKAGLDFERAESIREFLKAAMEAKKHIDVRISGCQLAIYRTMDPLTLFSAKRVAREVAPVVKRERLL